From the genome of Bactrocera oleae isolate idBacOlea1 chromosome 2, idBacOlea1, whole genome shotgun sequence, one region includes:
- the Ipo9 gene encoding importin-9 produces the protein MSLAFQNADSVKQALFEELQNLLSSDTSVLQSAEQKIKHLEYTEGYGVYLSELIMNQSFDLPLRQIACIMLTRYVENHWCDGDDVATEQAKRTIRNILPNGLYDPNSKIRSSVAHTISTIAMTDWPTVWTELFDIIIKCLGGNEDSIHGAMQILQDFSYDEKQVKELGPVVISEVYRIFESEQNYTIKTRTSAIKILKSLFLSISINIADKNEQATMMNSILNNFMEKLMHYLAMNSGATSNFMLRTEIVKLLTFLVTEMPKYIQPYMERILPIIWQLLTQIADVFVKVTVNQIEPNPFPVSESVEDDELTNFSTMIIQIFEFIQCIICAQKFRSVIKSVLTDLIYIVIVYIQVPEEQIEDWNDDPEKFVDDEEEGGVELTIRLCGQDVLSALCDELGAKVLPSLQEALGRHMNVAEAEKSARNPNWWKIQEACMVAVHAYRELILETEDQFDLLNYLTLVRNLLDYQDSAHLVGRALWTLSTYSKSKLYNPQMLEEILVATMQSLSPEKSIVLKISAVRAIHGFVQAHEKSEGDKRALIQAKLPGFVDGILEVIPGCKSSVLTLVLECLTTIITFDPSFAVQAQSKLIPLTIAVFLKYPEDPYILEIVQDLIKALLQNPLCLEPLQEKFIPTIVSILSLQGDQANTAKQDIALDVLTTIVRYSKPPLSAALVESAFPAMVHCVLRSDDNAVMVSGGECLRAFIFVSPEQICSYKNGEGLNFIMQLTTMLLNPMNNEMTAGQVDRLVITIITKMGNMLGENVDLLLKAVISKMQLAECLKVIMSLVVIFAHLFLTQMDAVLNFLSTVPGPTGEPAMQFVFSNWLAKQTSFFGTFERKVTTMALCKLFEYGVTTQDTRLTSITVKEQVITDSTSPRVKTRSQAAAAQQWVTIPALVKIFKLLINELAHLKEANLADCEEDSDEDDDPSSGAAGDKPSGNSPPKPRFISDLYFNEDDDENTDEDQLTQELMKNPLFQTNMEENLTKFLQHFSSNEHFAMFVSHLNNAEKQVLKSIQVDVA, from the exons ATGTCGCTTGCATTTCAAAATGCAGATTCTGTTAAACAGGCGCTCTTTGAAGAGTTACAAAACTTGCTGAGCTCTGATACGAGCGTACTGCAATCAGCTGAACAAAAAATCAAGCACCTGGAATACACCGAAG gTTATGGCGTTTACTTATCCGAGTTAATAATGAATCAATCTTTCGATTTGCCATTGCGGCAGATTGCTTGTATTATGCTGACCAGATACGTCGAGAATCATTGGTGCGATGGCGATGATGTAGCTACGGAGCAAGCAAAGCGTacaattcgaaatattttaccTAATGGATTGTACGATCCCAACTCAAAAATACGTTCTTCCGTGGCACATACAATTTCCACCATTGCAATGACTGATTGGCCAACCGTTTGGACGgaattatttgatattattattaagtGTTTGGGCGGCAATGAGGATTCGATACATGGTGCCATGCAGATTCTACAAGATTTTTCATATGATGAAAAGCAAGTGAAGGAATTGGGGCCTGTTGTCATATCTGAAGTTTATCGTATTTTTGAATCGGAGCAAAACTACACCATTAAAACACGTACATCGgcaataaaaatactaaaatcgcTTTTCCTATCCATTAGCATAAACATTGCTGATAAAAATGAGCAAGCAACAATGATGAATTccattttaaacaatttcatgGAAAAGCTAATGCACTACCTGGCAATGAATAGCGGCGCTACATCAAACTTTATGCTGAGGACGGAGATTGTGAAAT TGCTCACGTTCCTGGTGACTGAGATGCCAAAGTATATCCAACCTTATATGGAGCGAATTCTGCCAATCATATGGCAGCTACTTACACAAATCGCAGatgtttttgtaaaagtaaCAGTTAACCAAATCGAACCGAATCCGTTCCCTGTATCCGAATCTGTAGAAGACGATGAACTCACTAACTTCTCAACAatgattatacaaatatttgaatttatacaGTGTATTATTTGTGCACAAAAATTCCGTTCTGTTATTAAAAGTGTGTTGACTGACTTAATTTATATTGTGATTGTTTACATACAAGTGCCTGAGGAACAAATCGAAGATTGGAATGATGATCCTGAAAAATTTGTAGATGACGAGGAGGAAGGTGGTGTTGAATTAACGATTCGTTTATGTGGTCAAGATGTTTTGAGC GCTCTTTGCGATGAACTCGGCGCCAAAGTATTGCCATCATTGCAAGAAGCACTCGGTCGTCATATGAATGTGGCAGAGGCTGAAAAAAGTGCACGTAATCCCAATTGGTGGAAAATACAAGAAGCTTGCATGGTGGCGGTGCATGCATATCGAGAACTTATACTAGAGACTGAAGATCAATTCGATTTATTAAACTATCTTACGCTCGTACGCAACTTACTGGATTACCAAGACTCTGCTCATCTCGTTGGACGCGCCTTGTGGACATTGAGCACTTATTCAAAGTCAAAACTTTACAATCCGCAAATGTTGGAAGAAATTTTAGTGGCAACAATGCAAAGTTTGTCCCCTGAAAAATCCATTGTTTTGAAGATTAGTGCAGTgag ggCTATACACGGTTTTGTGCAAGCGCATGAAAAATCGGAAGGTGATAAACGTGCATTGATACAAGCAAAGCTACCCGGTTTCGTTGACGGTATACTAGAAGTGATACCCGGTTGTAAGTCATCAGTTCTAACACTTGTGCTGGAGTGCTTGACTACAATCATAACC TTTGATCCTTCATTTGCTGTGCAAGCGCAATCTAAGCTCATACCATTAACAATCGCTGTGTTCCTAAAATATCCAGAAGATCCCTACATATTGGAGATCGTACAAGACCTCATTAAAGCGCTTTTACAAAATCCGCTCTGTCTGGAGCCGTTGCAAGAAAAATTCATCCCAACTATTGTTAGCATACTCTCTTTGCAAGGTGATCAAGCGAACACCGCAAAGCAAGATATTGCCCTGGACGTATTGACTACAATTGTGCGATACTCGAAACCTCCTCTATCAGCTGCGCTAGTGGAAAGCGCCTTCCCCGCTATGGTGCACTGTGTCCTGCGTTCTGATGACAATGCTGTCATGGTATCAGGTGGTGAATGCTTAAGAGCTTTTATATTTGTTTCCCCCGAACAGATTTGCTCATATAAAAATGGAGAAGGTCTCAATTTCATTATGCAACTGACCACTATGTTACTTAATCCAATGAATAACGAAATGACCGCTGGTCAGGTGGACCGTTTGGTTATAACCATCATCACCAAAATGGGTAATATGCTTGGTGAGAATGTGGATCTTCTTTTGAAGGCTGTAATCAGTAAAATGCAACTTGCCGAATGTCTAAAAGTTATAATGAGTTTGGTGGTAATATTTGCGCATCTCTTTTTAACTCAAATGGATGCAGTACTGAATTTCTTATCAACTGTACCCGGACCCACTGGCGAACCAGCTATGCAATTTGTATTCAGCAATTGGTTGGCAAAACAAACTTCCTTCTTTGGCACTTTTGAGCGAaag GTGACGACAATGGCGCTCTGCAAGCTGTTTGAATACGGTGTAACCACACAAGATACGCGTCTAACTTCAATTACTGTTAAGGAGCAAGTTATAACTGATTCGACCAGCCCACGCGTAAAAACACGTTCACAAGCAGCAGCTGCCCAACAGTGGGTTACAATTCCTGCTTTggtcaaaatatttaaactactcATAAATGAGCTGGCTCATTTGAAAGAAGCAAATCTAGCCGATTGCGAAGAGGACTCAGATGAAGATGATGATCCTTCTAGTGGCGCCGCCGGTGATAAACCGTCTGGAAATTCACCACCAAAACCACGTTTTATCTCCGACTTGTATTTCAATGAGGATGATGATGAAAACACCGACGAAGATCAACTTACGCAAGAACTTATGAAGAACCCGCTGTTCCAAACAAATATGGAGGAGAACCTTACAAAATTCCTACAACACTTCTCCAGTAATGAACATTTCGCTATGTTCGTGAGCCATCTTAATAATGCTGAGAAGCAAGTGCTCAAGTCTATACAAGTCGATGTGGCATAA
- the LOC106617446 gene encoding transketolase-like protein 2 has product MSYHKPEAKTIQELKDIAHRLRIHSITSTQASKSGHPTSCASIAEIMSVLFFNTLRLNLKFPRDPSSDRFILSKGHSAPILYAAWAEAGLFPIEDLQNLRKIDSDLEGHPTPRLNFIDVGTGSLGQGVAVGAGMAYVGKNYDKSDYRTYVVVGDGESAEGSIWESLHFAGHYKLDNLCVIFDVNRLGQSEPTSLQHQMEIYRKRLDAFGFHALVVDGHDVEELSKAFHEASITKNKPTAIIAKTYKGKYFPNIEDLENWHGKPLGDKANEVIKHLEGLIVGATYAPANPPKSPAKLKQAPVVDITNVKLSSPPNYKLGEQVATRLAYGTALAKIAQNNDRVIALDGDTKNSTFSDKLKNIFPERYIECFIAEQNLVGVAIGTACRDRTIAFVSTFATFFTRAFDQIRMGAISQTNVNFVGSHCGVSIGEDGPSQMGLEDIALFRAIPGSTVFYPSDAVSCERAVELAANTKGVCFIRTSRPNTAVIYGNNDVLTVGKGKVVKQSPKDQVLLIGAGITLYECLNAAAELEKSGVHARVIDPFTIKPLDAELIIENGRAVGGRIVVVEDHYQQGGLGEAVLSVLAEQRDFVVKHLYVPNVPRSGPPNVLIDMFGISARHVVNAVATVLQL; this is encoded by the exons CCATCCTACATCATGCGCGTCTATTGCCGAAATTATGTCGGTATTGTTCTTCAATACCTTGCGCTTGAATTTGAAATTCCCACGTGATCCCTCAAGTGATCGTTTTATATTGTCTAAGGGACATTCAGCACCCATTCTATATGCCGCCTGGGCTGAAGCTGGTCTCTTCCCCATCGAAGACTTGCAGAACTTGCGTAAGATCGATAGTGATCTTGAGGGTCATCCAACACCACGTTTAAACTTCATTGATGTCGGTACTGGCTCGTTGGGTCAAGGTGTCGCTGTTGGTGCTGGTATGGCTTACGTAGGCAAGAACTACGACAAATCTGACTACAG AACCTACGTTGTGGTCGGTGATGGTGAATCTGCTGAAGGTTCGATTTGGGAATCCCTGCACTTTGCTGGTCACTACAAATTGGATAACTTGTGCGTTATTTTCGATGTAAACCGCTTGGGTCAATCTGAGCCAACCTCACTGCAACATCAAATGGAAATTTATCGCAAACGTTTGGATGCTTTCGGTTTTCACGCCTTGGTTGTCGATGGACATGATGTTGAAGAATTGTCCAAAGCTTTCCATGAAGCTTCTATAACCAAAAACAAGCCCACTGCCATTATCGCAAAAACGTACAAGGGTAAATACTTCCCCAATATCGAGGATTTGGAGAACTGGCATGGCAAGCCATTGGGAGACAAAGCCAACGAAGTGATCAAACACTTGGAGGGCCTCATCGTCGGTGCCACCTATGCTCCAGCCAATCCACCCAAGAGTCCAGCTAAGTTAAAGCAGGCACCAGTTGTAGATATCACCAATGTCAAGTTGTCGTCACCACCAAACTACAAGTTGGGTGAACAAGTTGCTACACGTCTCGCTTACGGCACTGCTTTGGCTAAGATTGCACAGAACAATGACCGTGTCATCGCTTTGGACGGCGACACCAAGAACTCAACCTTCTCCGACAAGTTGAAGAATATATTCCCAGAACGTTATATTGAGTGCTTCATTGCCGAACAAAATCTCGTGGGTGTTGCTATTGGTACTGCCTGCCGTGATCGTACAATTGCTTTCGTTTCCACATTCGCCACCTTCTTCACACGCGCTTTTGATCAAATTCGTATGGGTGCCATTTCCCAGACAAATGTCAACTTTGTTGGCTCTCACTGTGGTGTCAGTATCGGCGAGGATGGTCCCTCTCAAATGGGTTTGGAAGATATCGCTTTGTTCCGCGCCATTCCCGGTAGTACCGTATTCTATCCCTCCGATGCTGTGAGCTGTGAACGTGCCGTTGAATTGGCCGCCAATACAAAAGGCGTCTGCTTCATCCGTACATCCCGCCCCAACACCGCCGTCATTTATGGCAACAATGATGTGCTCACAGTCGGCAAAGGTAAAGTAGTCAAGCAGTCACCAAAAGATCAAGTGCTGTTGATCGGCGCTGGCATTACTCTCTACGAATGCCTCAACGCCGCAGCTGAGCTCGAAAAGAGTGGCGTACATGCACGTGTTATCGATCCATTCACCATTAAGCCTTTGGATGCTGAGCTGATCATTGAGAACGGACGTGCTGTGGGTGGTCGCATTGTCGTAGTTGAGGATCACTATCAACAAGGTGGTTTGGGTGAGGCTGTATTGAGTGTGCTGGCTGAACAGCGTGACTTTGTGGTTAAGCATCTGTATGTGCCTAATGTTCCACGCTCGGGACCTCCAAATGTGCTTATCGATATGTTCGGTATTTCTGCACGCCATGTCGTCAACGCTGTTGCAACTGTACTGCAGTTGTAA